The DNA segment CCGTGTCGGCCCCGACGGCGGCACAGCGTCCCGTAGCCACCGGCACCCCTGCCGTACCAGCCCCGACGGCGGCACAGCGTCCCACGGCGACTGGCCTTCCCACCGTGGCGGCTCCGACGGCGGCACCGCGTCCCACTGCCACGGGCATTCCGGCCGTGGCGGCCCCGACGGCGGCGCAGCGTCCCACCGTCACCGGCATCCCCACCGTGGCGTCGCCACAGCCCGCGCCGGGCAGTGCCTCCGCCCAGGGGCCGGGGGCTCCCGCTCGCGCAATGCCGGGCAACGCGCCCGTGGCTCCGTTCCAGCCGGGACAGCCATTGGCGGGTGCGCCCCAGGCGGTACCGCCCGGCCATGCGATGAACCCCAGCGCTGTGCCCGCGACGGGGCCCGCCCCGCGTGGCACTCCCATGGGCCTGCCGTCCATCACTCCCGCGACAGCGGTCTCGGGGCCCGCGCCTCAGGGGACTCCCGCCGGGCTGCCCTCCATCACTCCCGCGACAGCAGTGCCGGGGCCCGCTCCTCGGGGGACTCCCGCCGGGCTGCCCTCCATCACTCCCGCGACAGCGGCTCCGGCGACTCGCGGCGCGCCCGCCGAGGTCCGGCCTCCTGCAGGCTCCGTCCCCACGGCTCCGCCGGCTTCCGCCTCGCAGCGCGCTACCGTCACCGGCCTCCCCACTGTCGCGGGCTCCGGCCCGGCGGCCGCGGCGATGCAGAGACCTGCCTCGGGTGCCAGCCCGGGCGTCCCGCCCGTCACGGGCACCGTGCCCACCGTGGCGCCGGCCGTGCCCCGTGCCACGCCGGGCGTCCCTTCCGGTATCCCGCCCGTGGCCGGTGCTGCCTCCGCGCCTGCCGGGACTCCGGCCATCGCCGCGCAGCGCCCTCCCGCGGGCCCGGGGCCCGCGATGCCTCCGGCCATGCCGCCGGCCGTCGGTGCCGCGCAACGCCCTGCCACCGGTCCCGTCCCCGCGATGCCTCCGGCCATGCCTCCCGTGATGCCTTCGGCTGCGATGCCTCCAGCGATGCCTCCGGCCATGCCGCCCGCGATGCCTCCAGCGATGCCGCCGGCCATGCCTCCAGCGATGCCTTCGGCCGCGATGCCTCCGGCCATGCCTCCCGCGATGCCGCCGGCCATGCCTCCCGTGATGCCTTCGGCCGCGATGCCTCCGGCCATGCCGCCGGTCATGGGCGCCGGAGTGCGTCCGCCCGTCGCGAGCACGGCGGCCCCTCGCCCGCCTCCCACGCTCGCGGTGGGCCAGCCCGTGGCGCCGCCTCCCACCGCGGAGGCCACGCCGGCGCGTCCCGGGGCACGCCCCACCGTCTCGCTGCCAGCGCTGGCCACCGCGGGCACCCCGCCGCGTCCGCCTCCCGCCGTCGGGCCCGTGACGGCGCCTCCGCCGTCCGCCGCCATGCGCGTGGCGCCCGCCGTCCCCGGCATTGCCCCCATGGCGCACGCCGTCCCCGGCATCCCTCCGGTGCCCGCCATTCCGTCGATGGCGCCGATGGTGCCGCCCATCGCCCCGGCCATCCCTTCCGTGGCCGCACGGATGCCGCCCCCACCGCCCGCCGCCGCCATGGCCCCGCCGCCGCCTCCCGCCGAGGCGAAGGGCCCGGGCCTGGACATGCAGCAGCTCATGGACCTGGAGGACCGCACCTCCAAGCTGGACCAGCTCGACTACTTCGAGCTGCTCACACTGGAGCGGACGGCCACCCCGGCGGACATCAAGAAGGCCTTCTACCGCGAGAGCCGCACCTACCATCCGGACCGCTTCTTCCACGTGGAGGCGAAGGAGCTGAAGGACCGGGTGCACGAGCTCTACAAGCGCGTCACCGAGGCGTACTACGTCCTGCGCGACGACACGAAGCGCAAGAAGTACCTCGCCGACATCACCGGCCCCGAGCGCGCGCAGAAGCTGCGGTTCACCGAGTCCTCCGAGGCGGAGACCAAGGCCGCCGCCAAGAAGGAGCAGGAGGAGCAGATCGGCACCCACCCGAAGGGGCGCCAGTTCTACTCCCAGGCCCAGAAGGACAGCGACGGCGGCAACCTGTCCGCCGCCGAGCGCAACCTGAAGATGGCGCTCACCTACGAGCCGTCCAACGCCCGCTACAAGGAGCGTCTGGCGGAGGTGCAGAAGCAGCTCGCGGACGACGCCAAGGCCAAGGGCGACTCGTCTTTCAAGATCCGCTGACGGAGCTCAGGGGGGAGCCCCATGGTCATCGACCTCATCATCCTGGGCCTGGTGGTGTTCTTCGCCATCATCGGCGCCATCACCGGCGCCTCGCGGCAGGTGGCCAACCTGGTGGGGCTGGCGGTGGGCTACTTCGCCTCGCGCCAGCTGGGCCGGGTGCTGGGCCCCCGGCTGGCGGACGCGCTCGGAGGCCCGCTGTTCCTCGGCGTCGTCGTGGGCACGGTGCTCGTCTTCATCTGCGTGTGGCTGGCGGTGCGCTACGCGCTGGGCGCGCTGCTGCTGCGCATCCTCGGCTCCGGGAAGCACTCGGAGGACCGGGGCGTGGACCGCTTCCTGGGCTTCATCCTCGGCGGCGCGAAGATGGGCATCATCGCCTGGGTGCTGCTCAGCGCCATCGCCTTCTTCGAGCAGCACGTGGTGGTGGCCGGCCGGCGCGTCGGCCTCTCCCCGAAGGAGTCGCTGTCCATCAGCCTGGCGCGCCGCTTCAACCTCTTCGAGATGACGCAGTTCGCCCCGGTGGGCAACCTGGTGCGCGTGGCGAAGGCGTCCGCGGACCCCCAGAAGGCGGCCCGCCTCCAGGAGGACCCGTCCTACAAGGCGCTGCGCAAGGACGCCCGCTTCCAGCGCCTGCTCCAGGACGACAAGCTGAAGCAGGCCCTGGCCCGGGGAGACACCGCCACCCTGCTCCGCAACGACCTCGTCCTCCAGCTCATCCAGGACCCGGACGTGGCCGCCCGACTGGGCGCGGCCGCCCGGGCCTCGGAGCGCGGAGACTGACTCACACGCCGATGTGCGCGGAGTCCAGCCCCACCAGCCGCTGGCGCACGAAGTCCGCGTCCACCTCCACGCGGCGGCGACGGTGCTCGGGCGCCTCGAACATGATGTCCGCCATCACGAACTCCAGGATGGAGCGCAGCCCGCGCGCGCCCAGCCCCCGCTCCACGGAGTAGCGCACCACCTCGCGCAGCCCGCCGTCGGCGAAGTCCAGCTCGATGTCGTCCATGGCCAGCAGCTCGCGGAACTCGCGGACGATGGAGTCCGGCGGCTCGGTCAGCACGCGGATGAGCTCCGGCTCGCCCAGCTTCTCCAGCTGCACCACCACCGGCAGGCGGCCGAGGAACTCCGCCAGCATCCCGAAGTCCACCAGCTGCTTGGTGCTGATGCGCCGCCGCGAGCGCTTCGCCGCGTCCTCGGCGCCAAAGCCCATGGCCCGGCCGCCCTCGTCGCCGTACTCGTGCAAATCACTGAACGTTCCCGCGCAGATGAAGAGGATGTCGCGTGTGTCCACCTGCACGAAGTCGCTCTTGTTCCACGCCTGGGTGACGTTGAGGGGCACGTAGACGTCGCGGCCCTCCAGCAGTTTGAGCAGCGCCTGCTGGACCCCCTCGCCGCCGATGTCGCGGCTGCCCGCCCCGTTGCGCGCGCCCTGGGAGCGCCGGGCAATCTTGTCCACCTCGTCGATGAAGATGATGCCCCGCTGGGTGTCCTCCACCGAGTGGTTCGCCTTGAACAGGAGGTCGGAGATCATCACCTCCACGTCCTTCCCGTAGTATCCGGCCTCGGTGTACTCCGTGGCGTCCACCGTGGTGAACGGGACGTTGAGGATTTCCGCCAGGTTGCGGGCAATGTGCGTCTTGCCGCTGCCGGTGGGGCCAATCAGCAGGATGTTCGATTTCTTGATGAGCGACTGCCTCCGCAGCCGCCGCGCCTGGATGCGCTTGAGGTGATTGTGAGCGGCGATGGCCACCGCACGCTTGGCGGCATCCTGCCCGATGACGAAGCGGTCCAACCGCTCGTAGATCTCCCTCGGCGTCTGCACCCCGTCTTCCCTGCGTGCGGACGACTCCATGTACCCTCCCCTTCTGTCCACGCGTCCTCCCGGACTCCCTGGGAAAGGGTAGGAATTGAATGGAAGGCTGGCCCGCGGGACTACAGGCACCGGCCTGTCACCCAACCCGCCTGCCTGCCCCTCTGGCAGGCGGCTGTTGAATACCGGGGGGGTTTCCTATAGTTCCCGCGCCCTTCCGTTGTTCACGGGAGTCACCCCCCCTTTCCCAGGGAGCTTCGAGACGCCGATGCCCGCAAACGCACCTCCACACCGCTGGACCCTCGCCGACGCCCAGGAGCTCTACGGAATCCGCAACTGGGGCAACCCCTACTTCGGCGTGAACGAAAAGGGCCACGTGTGCATCCACCCGGATGGCCCCCAGGCTCCGAGCATGGATCTCAAGGAGCTGGTGGACGAGGTCCGCCGCCGCGGCATCGGCCTGCCGCTGCTGCTGCGCTTCACGGACGTGCTCCGCCACCGCGTGGTGCACCTCAACGAGGCGTTCCGCAAGGCCATGGCCGACCAGGGCTTCAAGGGCGGCTACCGGGGCGTGTACCCCATCAAGGTCAACCAGCACCGCTACGTGGTGGAGACGCTCATCGAGGCGGGCAAGCAGTACAGCTACGGCCTCGAGGCGGGCAGCAAGCCGGAGCTGCTGGCGGTGATGGCGCTGCTGGAGAACGAGGACGCGCTCGTCATCTGCAACGGCTACAAGGACGAGGAGTACATCGAGACGGCGCTCTTCTACTCGCGCCTGGGCCGCAACGTCATCCTGGTGGTGGAGAAGCCCAGCGAGCTGCCGCTCATCGCGGAGGTCGCGCGCCGCACGGGCATCACCCCGCGGCTGGGCATGCGCGTGAAGCTGTCCACCCGGGGCGCCGGCAAGTGGGAGGCCAGCGGCGGAGACCGCTCCAAGTTCGGCCTGTCCTCGTCGGAGCTGATGAGCTGCATCGGCTTCATGAAGGACACGGGCCTGCTGGGCTCCTTCGAGCTCTTGCACTTCCACCTGGGCAGCCAGATCTCCAACATCCGCAACGTGAAGAACGCGCTGCGTGAGGTGGGCTGCTTCTACGTGGAGGTGGCCCGCCAGGGCGCGCCCCTGAAGTACCTGGACGTGGGCGGCGGCCTGGGCGTGGACTACGACGGCTCCCAGACGAACTTCGCCTCCTCCATGAACTACACCACGGAGGAGTACGCCAACGACGTGGTGTTCGGCGTCATGGAGGCGTGTGACCGCGCGGGCGTGCCGCACCCCACCCTGGTGTCCGAGTCCGGCCGCGCGGTGGTGGCGCACCACGCGGTGCTCATCGTCGACGTGCTGGGCACCAGCGAGTTCGACCCGGCCACGGTGCCGGAGAAGGTGGACGAGAAGGCGCCCTCGGTGGTGCGCAACCTCTGGAACACCTTCCGCGAGGTGACGAACAAGAACCTGCTGGAGGCGTGGCACGACGTGCAGGACGCCAAGGAGGAGAGCCTCACCCTCTTCTCGCTGGGCCACCTGTCGCTGGAGCAGCGCGTGGCGGCCGAGAACATCTACTGGGCCGCCTGCCACAAGATCATGCGCATCGCGAAGGAGGCGGGCGAGATTCCGGAGGAGCTGGAGTCGCTGGAGAAGGCGCTCAGCGACACCTACTTCTGCAACTTCTCCGTGTTCCAGTCGCTGCCGGACTCGTGGGCCATCGACCAGCTGTTCCCGATGATGCCCATCCACCGGCTGGCGGAGAAGCCGACGCGCCGCGCGACGCTGGCGGACATCACCTGCGACTCGGACGGGAAGATCGAGCACTTCATCGACAAGCGCGAGGTGAAGGACGCGCTGGAGCTGCACGCGCTCAACGATGACGACTACTACCTGGGCATCTTCCTGGTGGGCGCGTACCAGGAGATCCTCGGCGACCTGCACAACCTGTTCGGCGATACCAACGCCGTGCAGGTGTCGCTGGCGCCCAACGGCGGCTACCTCATCGACAACGTGGTGGCCGGCGACACGGTGACGGAAGTGCTCAACTACGTCAGCTACAACAAGGACGACCTGGTGGCGAAGCTGCGCAAGTTCACCGAGACGGCGCTGCGTCAGGGCCGAATCTCGCTGGACGAGTCGCGCAACCTGCTGCGCATGTACGAGGACGGCCTGTCCGGCTACACGTACCTGGAGCGCGAGGTGGACGCGAGCTTCGCCAGCAACGCCAACCAGCTGCGCCTGGTGCCGCAGCCGGACGCCGCCGCCACCGGCCCCCGCCCCACCCTGCCCCCCGCCGGCACGTGAGGCCGTAGCGCCCCCCTCCGGCCACGTCCGGAGCCCAGGGCACCCGAAGCCCCCTGACGCTCCACGCGGCAGGGGGCTTTGCCGTTTCCGGGCCCTGGAGGACGCCCGGAGAGCGGCGCTAGAGGCTGGAGATGGCGGGCTCGCCGGAGCCGAACTGCACGGGCTCGTCGGCGAAGGCCACGTCCGAGGCGCGGCCGCGCAGGTGCTGGAGTGCCTGCTGCTGGGCCTCGCCCCGGGCGATGAGGGCCTCGAAGTCGAAGCCGGCCAGGCGGGTGTCCCTCGCCGACAGCCGCGCCAGGGTGCGCCACAGGGACAGCCGGCCCTCGGTGGCCACGCACAGGCCCTCCAGCTCCACCAGCCGGCTCAGCGGCGAGTAGCGCAGCAGGGAGCCGTTGAGCTTGAGCCGGCCGAGCTTCTCGCCCACCCACGACATGCGCGTCTTGAGCGGGTCTCGCTTCACCTCCAGCGTCTTCATGACCGCTTCCAGGATGGACTGGTCATGCTTCAGCTCGGGGATGAACGCCGCCAGGTAGCGGCCCACCGGGTTGCTCCGGTTCTCCGTCTCCGTGCGCACCGCCAGCTCGATGCCCGCCACCGAGCCCGCCAGATGGTCGTTGAGGTAGATGCCCAGCCGCTTGACGTCCATGCC comes from the Pyxidicoccus xibeiensis genome and includes:
- a CDS encoding CvpA family protein, coding for MVIDLIILGLVVFFAIIGAITGASRQVANLVGLAVGYFASRQLGRVLGPRLADALGGPLFLGVVVGTVLVFICVWLAVRYALGALLLRILGSGKHSEDRGVDRFLGFILGGAKMGIIAWVLLSAIAFFEQHVVVAGRRVGLSPKESLSISLARRFNLFEMTQFAPVGNLVRVAKASADPQKAARLQEDPSYKALRKDARFQRLLQDDKLKQALARGDTATLLRNDLVLQLIQDPDVAARLGAAARASERGD
- the clpX gene encoding ATP-dependent Clp protease ATP-binding subunit ClpX, whose protein sequence is MESSARREDGVQTPREIYERLDRFVIGQDAAKRAVAIAAHNHLKRIQARRLRRQSLIKKSNILLIGPTGSGKTHIARNLAEILNVPFTTVDATEYTEAGYYGKDVEVMISDLLFKANHSVEDTQRGIIFIDEVDKIARRSQGARNGAGSRDIGGEGVQQALLKLLEGRDVYVPLNVTQAWNKSDFVQVDTRDILFICAGTFSDLHEYGDEGGRAMGFGAEDAAKRSRRRISTKQLVDFGMLAEFLGRLPVVVQLEKLGEPELIRVLTEPPDSIVREFRELLAMDDIELDFADGGLREVVRYSVERGLGARGLRSILEFVMADIMFEAPEHRRRRVEVDADFVRQRLVGLDSAHIGV
- a CDS encoding J domain-containing protein, with the protein product MPPVMGAGVRPPVASTAAPRPPPTLAVGQPVAPPPTAEATPARPGARPTVSLPALATAGTPPRPPPAVGPVTAPPPSAAMRVAPAVPGIAPMAHAVPGIPPVPAIPSMAPMVPPIAPAIPSVAARMPPPPPAAAMAPPPPPAEAKGPGLDMQQLMDLEDRTSKLDQLDYFELLTLERTATPADIKKAFYRESRTYHPDRFFHVEAKELKDRVHELYKRVTEAYYVLRDDTKRKKYLADITGPERAQKLRFTESSEAETKAAAKKEQEEQIGTHPKGRQFYSQAQKDSDGGNLSAAERNLKMALTYEPSNARYKERLAEVQKQLADDAKAKGDSSFKIR
- the speA gene encoding biosynthetic arginine decarboxylase; the encoded protein is MPANAPPHRWTLADAQELYGIRNWGNPYFGVNEKGHVCIHPDGPQAPSMDLKELVDEVRRRGIGLPLLLRFTDVLRHRVVHLNEAFRKAMADQGFKGGYRGVYPIKVNQHRYVVETLIEAGKQYSYGLEAGSKPELLAVMALLENEDALVICNGYKDEEYIETALFYSRLGRNVILVVEKPSELPLIAEVARRTGITPRLGMRVKLSTRGAGKWEASGGDRSKFGLSSSELMSCIGFMKDTGLLGSFELLHFHLGSQISNIRNVKNALREVGCFYVEVARQGAPLKYLDVGGGLGVDYDGSQTNFASSMNYTTEEYANDVVFGVMEACDRAGVPHPTLVSESGRAVVAHHAVLIVDVLGTSEFDPATVPEKVDEKAPSVVRNLWNTFREVTNKNLLEAWHDVQDAKEESLTLFSLGHLSLEQRVAAENIYWAACHKIMRIAKEAGEIPEELESLEKALSDTYFCNFSVFQSLPDSWAIDQLFPMMPIHRLAEKPTRRATLADITCDSDGKIEHFIDKREVKDALELHALNDDDYYLGIFLVGAYQEILGDLHNLFGDTNAVQVSLAPNGGYLIDNVVAGDTVTEVLNYVSYNKDDLVAKLRKFTETALRQGRISLDESRNLLRMYEDGLSGYTYLEREVDASFASNANQLRLVPQPDAAATGPRPTLPPAGT